From the Solanum stenotomum isolate F172 chromosome 4, ASM1918654v1, whole genome shotgun sequence genome, one window contains:
- the LOC125862099 gene encoding V-type proton ATPase subunit e1 encodes MGFLVTTLIFVVVGVIASLCARICCNRGPSTNLLHLTLIITATVCCWMMWAIVYLAQLKPLIVPVLSEGE; translated from the exons ATGGGGTTTTTGGTGACAACGCTAATTTTTGTGGTAGTGGGTGTTATTGCGTCTCTATGTGCCAGAATATGCTGCAATAGAGGGCCTTCTACTAATCT gttaCACTTGACATTGATCATCACGGCTACAGTATGCTGTTGGATGAT GTGGGCAATCGTGTACCTTGCGCAGCTGAAACCACTCATCGTTCCAGTTTTGAGTGAAGGAGAATAA